In the Oryza glaberrima chromosome 6, OglaRS2, whole genome shotgun sequence genome, one interval contains:
- the LOC127775527 gene encoding pentatricopeptide repeat-containing protein At4g16470-like: MGSVGLARMLRSLCVAGDLARAVGLLWRSTVCPGEGTYALLLQECVNRRDARMGKRIHARMVSVGFGGGVYIVTKLLIFYVKIGELGVARKVFDGMPQRSVVAWNAMISGCARGGAEARAVEMFGSMRAEGMRPDQFTFASVLCACARLAALEHGRRVHGVMVKSRVGGGNVFVDSALVDMYLKCSSPEEARRAFAAAPTRNVTMWTAVISGHGQHGRAAEALALFDRMTRVDGLRPNDVTFLAVLSACAHAGLVGEGLRHLSSMSSGYGLTPRGEHYAAAVDMLARVGRLGDAYELVKNLPDCQEHSVVWGALLGAGRKHGDVRLVELAARRFFRLQPGNAGKYVVLANAYAAREMWGRVAGAHEAMRSLGIKKDPAWSAVEVRGKRHTFLAGDSYHDERSAIYAACNALAAAVAEQSVPPVMDGDDASHCS; the protein is encoded by the coding sequence ATGGGTTCCGTTGGCTTGGCGCGAATGCTGAGGTCGCTGTGCGTCGCCGGCGATCTCGCTAGGGCGGTGGGTCTCCTGTGGCGGAGTACGGTGTGCCCCGGTGAGGGGACCTACGCGCTTCTGCTGCAGGAATGCGTGAACCGGCGGGACGCGAGGATGGGGAAGAGGATCCACGCGCGCATGGTGTCGGTGGGGTTTGGCGGCGGCGTCTACATCGTCACCAAGCTGCTGATCTTTTACGTCAAGATCGGTGAGCTTGGTGTTGCGCGgaaggtgttcgacggaatgccgcAGAGGAGCGTCGTGGCGTGGAACGCCATGATATCCGggtgcgcgcgcggcggcgcggaggcgcgggCGGTGGAGATGTTTGGGTCGATGCGGGCGGAGGGGATGAGGCCGGACCAGTTCACGTTCGCGTCGGTGCTCTGCGCGTGCGCGAGGCTGGCCGCGCTGGAGCATGGCCGGCGCGTGCACGGCGTCATGGTCAAgtcgcgcgtcggcggcggcaacgtcTTCGTCGACAGCGCGCTCGTCGACATGTACCTCAAGTGCAGCAGCCCCGAGGAGGCGCGCCGGGcgttcgcggcggcgccgacgcggaACGTCACCATGTGGACCGCCGTCATCTCCGGGCACGGCCAGCACGGGCGCGCCGCGGAGGCGCTGGCGCTGTTCGACCGGATGACGCGGGTGGACGGGCTCCGGCCGAACGACGTCACGTTCCTCGCCGTGCTCTCGGCGTGCGCGCACGCCGGGCTCGTCGGCGAGGGTCTGCGCCACCTCTCGTCCATGTCGTCGGGCTACGGCCTCACGCCGAGGGGCGAGCActacgcggcggcggtcgacaTGCTCGCCAGGGTCGGCCGGCTCGGCGACGCCTACGAGCTCGTCAAGAACCTGCCGGACTGCCAGGAGCACTCGGTGGTCTGGGGCGCGCTGCTCGGCGCCGGCAGGAAGCACGGCGACGTGAGGCTGGtcgagctcgccgcgcgccgcttctTCCGGCTGCAGCCGGGGAACGCCGGCAAGTACGTCGTCCTGGCGAACGCGTACGCCGCGCGCGAGATGTggggccgcgtcgccggcgcgcaCGAGGCGATGCGGTCGCTGGGAATCAAGAAGGATCCGGCCTGGAGCGCCGTCGAGGTCCGGGGCAAGAGGCACaccttcctcgccggcgactCGTACCACGACGAGCGCTCGGCGATATACGCGGCCTGCAACgcgttggccgccgccgtcgccgagcagtCCGTGCCTCCGGTTATGGATGGAGATGATGCCAGCCATTGCAGCTGA
- the LOC127775525 gene encoding potassium transporter 10, with protein MKSPSPVDPESPSSPDCKGGSSSKRRRLPWRMTMSLAYQSLGVVYGDLSTSPLYVYKAAFAEDIQHSETNEEILGVLSFVFWTLTLVPLLKYVCVVLRADDNGEGGTFALYSLLCRHARAALLPPGGGGGGGEPGDEDQFLDAGAAKKAAANGNALALSGRRGGGGAAAGVRRLLERHKVLQRVLLVLALVGTCMVIGDGVLTPAISVFSAVSGLELSMEKHQHKYVEVPIACFVLVCLFCLQHYGTHRVGFLFAPIVITWLLCISMIGVYNIVHWEPNVYRALSPYYMYKFLKKTQRGGWMSLGGILLCITGSEAMFADLGHFNQLSIQIAFTCMVYPSLILAYMGQAAYLCKHHIIESDYRIGFYVSVPEKIRWPVLAIAILAAVVGSQAVITGTFSMIKQCTALGCFPRVKIVHTSDKVHGQIYIPEINWILMILCLAITIGFRDTKHLGNASGLAVITVMLVTTCLMSLVIVLCWHKSIFLAFGFIIFFGTIEALYFSASLIKFREGAWVPIVLAFIFMAIMCIWHYGTIKKYEFDLQNKVSINWLLGLSPNLGIVRVRGIGLIHTELDSGIPAIFSHFVTNLPAFHQVLIFLCIKNVPIPHVSPEERFLVGRIGPKEYRIYRCIVRYGYHDVHKDDQEFEKELVCSVAEFIRSGAAAAADAAASSKPKNVCGGGAEESEKEEEERMSVIPSGSIRMMEEDGGAGAPSSEDTVGGSGSGRGSSRGGGGAREIMSPSLSPPPVVVAPRKRVRFVLPAASPRPDAGVREELQELMDAREAGMAFILGHSYVKAKSGSSFFRRLVINFCYDFLRRNSRGPNYAVTIPHASTLEVGMIYYV; from the exons ATGAAGAGCCCGTCTCCCGTGGATCCTGAGTCGCCGAGTTCTCCCGATTGCAAG ggagggagcagcagcaagaggaggcGGCTGCCATGGCGGATGACGATGAGCCTGGCGTACCAGAGCCTCGGGGTGGTGTACGGCGACCTGAGCACGTCGCCGCTGTACGTGTACAAGGCGGCGTTCGCGGAGGACATCCAGCACTCGGAGACCAACGAGGAGATCCTCGGCGTGCTCTCCTTCGTCTTCTGGACGCTCACCCTCGTCCCGCTCCTCAAGTACGTCTGCGTCGTCCTCCGCGCCGACGACAACGGCGAGGGCGGCACCTTCGCCCTCTACTCCCTCCTCTGCCgccacgcccgcgccgcgctcctcccgcctggcggcggcggcggcggcggcgagccgggcgACGAGGACCAGTTCTTGGACGCGGGCGCCGCCAAGAAAGCCGCGGCGAACGGCAATGCGCTGGCGCTgagcgggcgccgcggcggaggcggcgccgccgccggcgtgagGAGGCTGCTGGAGCGGCACAAGGTGCTGCAGCGCGTGCTCCTCGTGCTGGCGCTGGTGGGCACGTGCATGGtcatcggcgacggcgtgctCACGCCGGCCATCTCCG TGTTCTCGGCGGTATCCGGGCTGGAATTGTCCATGGAAAAGCATCAGCACAAAT ATGTGGAGGTTCCTATTGCTTGTTTTGTACTGGTTTGCCTGTTTTGTCTGCAACACTATGGTACACACCGGGTGGGGTTCCTTTTTGCACCAATTGTGATTACATGGCTTCTATGTATAAGCATGATTGGTGTTTACAATATCGTGCATTGGGAGCCCAATGTCTATCGAGCGTTATCTCCATATTATATGTACAAGTTTTTGAAGAAGACGCAGAGAGGAGGTTGGATGTCACTGGGAGGAATATTGTTATGTATCACTG GTTCTGAAGCAATGTTTGCAGATCTGGGGCATTTTAATCAGCTGTCGATACAG ATTGCTTTTACTTGCATGGTTTACCCATCCTTGATCCTTGCATACATGGGGCAAGCTGCTTATCTGTGTAAGCATCACATCATTGAAAGTGACTACAGGATCGGGTTCTATGTGTCTGTGCCTG AGAAAATTAGGTGGCCAGTTCTGGCAATTGCCATTCTTGCAGCAGTTGTCGGGAGCCAAGCTGTTATCACTGGCACATTCTCAATGATCAAGCAGTGCACCGCTCTCGGCTGCTTTCCTCGGGTGAAGATAGTTCACACATCTGACAAAGTACACGGGCAAATTTACATCCCTGAGATCAATTGGATCCTGATGATACTGTGCTTAGCTATTACCATTGGTTTCAGAGACACAAAACACCTGGGCAATGCGTCAG GATTGGCGGTTATAACCGTTATGCTGGTCACGACATGTCTGATGTCCCTGGTGATAGTTCTGTGTTGGCACAAGAGCATCTTCCTCGCATTCGgcttcatcatcttcttcgGCACCATTGAGGCACTCTACTTCTCAGCATCACTCATCAAGTTCAGAGAAGGAGCCTGGGTCCCAATTGTGCTGGCCTTCATCTTCATGGCGATAATGTGCATCTGGCACTATGGCACCATCAAGAAGTATGAGTTCGATCTCCAGAACAAGGTCTCCATCAACTGGCTCCTTGGCCTCAGCCCCAACCTCGGCATTGTCCGAGTCCGCGGCATCGGCCTCATCCACACCGAGCTCGACTCCGGGATCCCGGCAATCTTCTCGCATTTCGTCACCAACCTACCTGCATTTCATCAA GTGCTCATCTTCCTCTGCATCAAGAACGTCCCGATACCGCATGTCTCGCCGGAGGAGAGGTTCCTCGTCGGAAGAATTGGCCCCAAGGAGTACAGAATCTACCGGTGCATTGTCAGGTACGGCTACCACGACGTGCACAAGGACGATCAGGAGTTCGAGAAGGAGCTCGTCTGCAGCGTCGCGGAGTTCAtccgctccggcgccgccgccgcggccgacgccgcGGCCTCTTCCAAGCCCAAGAacgtctgcggcggcggcgcggaggagtcggagaaagaggaggaggagcggatgTCCGTCATCCCCTCCGGCAGCATTCGGATgatggaggaggacggcggcgcgggggcgccgtcgtcggaggacaccgtcggcggcagcggcagcggcagaggcagctcgcgcggcggcggcggcgcaagggagatcatgtcgccgtcgctgtcgccgccgccggtggtggtggcgccgaggAAGAGGGTGCGGTTcgtgctgccggcggcgagcccgcgGCCGGACGCCGGCGTGCGGGAGGAGCTGCAGGAGCTGATGGACGCGCGCGAGGCCGGCATGGCGTTCATCCTCGGCCACTCCTACGTCAAGGCCAAGAGCGGCTCCAGCTTCTTCCGGCGGCTGGTCATCAACTTCTGCTACGACTTCCTCCGCCGCAACAGCCGCGGCCCCAACTACGCCGTCACCATCCCTCACGCCTCCACCCTCGAGGTCGGCATGATTTACTATGTctaa